GTAGAAGTTGCAATCATTGTTGGTGGAGGCAATATTTGGCGTGGAATGGCTGGGAGTGCTAAAGGAATGGACCGTGCAACCGCTGACTACATGGGAATGTTGGCAACTGTAATGAATTCTTTAGCATTGCAAGATAGCCTTGAAAATATAGAAGTTCCAACGAGAGTCCAAACGTCTATTGAAATGAGACAAGTAGCAGAACCGTACATAAGAAGAAAAGCGATTCGTCATCTAGAGAAAAACCGTGTTGTTATTTTTGCGGGGGGTACAGGTAATCCTTATTTCTCTACAGATACGACAGCGGCACTACGAGCAGCTGAAATTGAAGCAGAGGTCATTTTAATGGCTAAAAATAAGGTTGACGGTGTTTATACTGCAGATCCTTCTATTGATGCAAATGCAAAAAAATACGAAACACTTACTTATTTAGATGTGTTAAAAGAAGGTTTAGCTGTGATGGATTCTACAGCATCGTCATTATGTATGGACAATGATATCCCACTTATTGTATTTTCAATTATGGAAGAAGGAAACATTAAACGAGCCGTCCTAGGCGAAAATATTGGCACAATTGTTAGGGGGAATTAAGATGAGTAAAGAAGTTATTAAAGTAACAGAAGAAAAAATGAATAAAGCAATCGATGCACTTAAACGCGAGCTTGTAACTTTACGTGCTGGAAGAGCAAACCCTGCAATTTTAGACAAAATTCAAGTTGAATATTATGGCGCATTAACTCCGTTAAATCAATTAGCTTCAATTACTGTCCCAGAAGCAAGACTTTTAGTAATTCAGCCATATGATAAAACATCACTAAGTGATATTGATCGTGCAATTCAAAAGTCTGATTTAGGCCTAAGCCCATCGAATGATGGGACAGTTCTGAGAATTATGATCCCACCTTTAACTGAAGAAAGACGTCGTGATCTTGTTAAGTTAGTTAAAAAATATGCAGAAGAAGCAAAGGTGGCAGTTCGTAACATTCGTCGTGATGCAAATGATGAACTAAAGAAATTGCAAAAAGACGGGGAACTTACAGAAGATGAGTTACGCCGTAGCACAGATGATGTTCAAAAGTTAACTGACAAAGAAATCGTTAAAGTAGATGAAGTTGCTGCTACAAAAGAAAAAGAAATCATGGAAGTGTAATTCTTTTCAAGGTAAAATAGAATAATGAATAGAACCCTCTGTACATTTTAAGGGGGTTTTTTTATACGATAAAAACATAACTTAGGTTGAACTAAGGGGAAAAACCTTAGATTAATGACTATATCTTATTGATTTTTTTATAGAAGGCATTATATTTTTAATCGTTTATTCCTACAATGGTAATAAATCATTTCTAATGTAAAATATCCTTGGTGAAAACTGAGTCTTTTTAAATCGCTCTTTTCTAAAACATTGTTACTTCATAACCTAAAATAATTGGAAAAATTCCTTAGATGAAGATATCACCTAATAAATTGAGTAAGAAAAGAGCGCTACCTACTAAATAAATTGTGAAATCTTAGTATTTACTTAAGCAACAAACTTCGCGAAAACAGCTTTTTTAAATAGAACTTTTTTACAAAAATTGTTACTTTTAAAATTGCTGATAGAAGGAATATATAGAGGTCTCAGGAGCATCTTTTCTACATTCTTTTTAAGAATGTTTTCGAAAACAGCCTTAAAAAACTGTGATTTTCTAATAATCGTTGTTATGTAAGTAGTTATCATATACAATTATTGAAGTGTGTAGTTGTACTGTCGTAATGAATGCCAAATGTAAATCAATGATGTTTATCTAAAACAAAGAGGCAAACAAAGTTTTATTATGGGGGACATGAAAATGCTTGAAAAGTTCTCAAATTGGATTTCGAAGAATGAGCAAGAAAGAAAAGTAGAAGATGTGACAATAGAAAATGTTCCAAAGCACGTTGCAATTATTATGGATGGGAATGGTCGGTGGGCGAAAAAACGCGGCTTGCCAAGGATTGCAGGGCATCGTGAAGGTATGAGTGTTATTAATAAGATCGTAAAACAGGCTAATTCACTAGGGATTGAAGTGCTTACACTTTATGCTTTTTCGACGGAAAATTGGAAGAGACCGAAGAATGAAGTTGATTTTTTAATGAGATTACCTGAGCGGTATTTAAGTGTTGAATTACCAAAATTAATTGAAGAGAATGTAAAGGTACGTTTAATGGGTAGTAAGGACAGTCTTCCTGCTCATACCATTGCAGCTGTAGATAATGCCATTGAGAAGACAAAACAAAATACTGGTTTAGTTCTAAACTTCGCCTTAAATTATGGGAGTCGTGATGAAATTGTTCTGGCTGTCCAAAATATTGCCAAAGAAGTAAGTGCAGGGAAATTAACCGCTGATGAGATTAATGATACCTTAGTCGATCAATATTTAATGACGAATGAACTACGTGATCCTGATCTTTTAATTCGCACAAGTGGTGAAATTCGCTTGAGTAATTTTATGCTCTGGCAGCTTGCTTATACTGAGTTTTGGTTCACAGATGTACTTTGGCCAGATTTTACTGAACAACACTTTTTAGAGGCAATAAATGTATATCAACAGCGAACACGTCGCTATGGGGGTATTTAGAAAGGAGTAATGTATGAAAGAGCGAATCATTACAGGAGTAATTGCTGGTATTGTTTTTATTTTATTAATTGTAATCGGTAAGCTACCGTTTACAATTGGTATTATTCTTCTAGCAACAATCGCCTTATTTGAATTGTTAAAAATGAAAAAAGTAGCACCAAGGTCATTAATAGGTATTTTGAGTATGTTTTTTTTATGGACGATTCTTCTGCCAAAAGAATGGTTTGAGGTAGGTATTCTGTCTAATTTAAACAGGGCAGACTTACTAATCGGCTTCATTTTGTTATTTTTAGCAATTACTGTATTAAGTAAAAATTCAATTACTTTTGACCATATTGGGTTTATCATTCTTGCTTCTGCTTATGTTGGTCTAGGATTTCATTTTTTAATTGAAACAAGATTACTTGAAAACGGCTTAGCACTATTATTTTTTATTCTATTTTTAATATGGGGTACAGATAGTGGCGCATATTTTACAGGTAGAGCTTTCGGAAAACGAAAGCTATGGCCTGAAATTAGCCCTAATAAAACAATTGAAGGTTCGCTAGGTGGGGTTTTAACTGCTCTTGTAATTGGTCTTATCTATCATTATTTTGTCCCAATTTCAGACTCCTTAAGTTACTTAGTGATGATCATTGTCGCAGTTTCTGTTGTTGGACAACTTGGAGATCTTGTGGAATCAGCCCTAAAGCGACATTATGCTGTGAAAGATTCAGGGAGCATTTTGCCAGGGCATGGAGGAATATTGGATCGATTTGATAGCCTGATTTTCGTCTTGCCTGTTCTATACTTATTACATTTTATTTAACAAGTATACATATTTAATGGCTCTTTTCGTAAACTTTGTTGCTTTTAGGTCGTCTTTTTAGAATAAATAAGCTTAAATTGGGACAAATTTATTTGTCCCAATGGCTTATTTATTCTAAAAAGCTTCACGCAAAGCGTGAAGAACCAAGCATTCTCTTGGTTTCCACCCAAAAGCTATTAGCAACAATCTTCTAGTAAAGCGCAAAATCTTTGTTGCTATTAAAAAAAATTGGTTGCATAAACATAAGTATTTTCCCGTTATACAAATCATAAGTTAGAAAAGATGCCCAGAGACCTTAGTGTTTCAATTATATACCTCTCTAATTGAAAAATAACAATCTATGCAAAACAGCCTATATAATAGAAAGGCTATTACAATGTTATGAGGAGTTTTATTTATGAAAAAAATAAGTTTGTTAGGGGCTACAGGGTCTATAGGGACTCAAACTTTAGAAGTGATTAAAAGTCATCCGGACAAGTTTAGTCTTGAAGCAATTTCGATTGGAAGAAATACTGACCTTGGCTTACAACAAATAATTGAGTATAACCGAAACTTGTTTCAGTACAATTAAAGGAAGATTATGATAAACTGATAAATGAAATTCCTGAAGGTGTAAGACTTTTTTATGGTGAAGATGGGTTAGAAGAAGTAGCTGCTAATAATGCCGCTGACATTTTAGTTAATGCGGTATTGGGTAGCGTTGGGCTTAAACCAACGCTCTCGGCTATCCGTGCGGGGAAAACTATTGCTATCGCTAATAAAGAAACTCTCGTAACGGCAGGCCATATTGTAACGGCAGAAGCTGAAAAGGCTAACGTCGCGCTCCTTCCGGTTGATAGTGAACATTCTGCAATCTTTCAATGTTTGCAAGGAGAAAGGATACAGGAAGTCGAAAAATTAATCTTAACAGCTTCTGAGGAAGTTTTTCGAAATCTTGAGCGATCTCAGTTAGAAACTGTCACTGTTCAAGATGCCCTAAATCATCCAAATTGGTCAATGGGTGCAAAAATAACAATAGATTCTGCAACTATGATGAATAAGGGCCTTGAAGTTATTGAAGCTCATTGGCTTTTAAGATGCCTTATGAACAAATAGAAGTATTGTTACACCAAGAAAGTATTATTCATTCTATGGTTGAATTTATTGATGGTAGTGTTATTGCCCAGTTAGGAACACCTGACATGAAGGTGCCGATCCAATTTGCGTTGACTTATCCAAAACGGTTACAATTAGCAAAGAAAAAACGTCTAAACTTATGGGAAATTGGAAAGTTACATTTTTCTAAACCTTCATTTGAACGTTATCGTTGTCTACGTTTTGCTTTTGAGGCTGGTAGAAGTGGTGGGACAATGCCTACGGTTTTAAATGCAGCTAACGAAGAAGCAGTATCCCTATTTTTAAATGGGACAATTTCGTTCTTAGAAATTGAAGAAGCTATTGAACGCGCTTTAAATGAGCATGAAAATATAGTTTCACCTACCCTAGAAGTGATTCAACAGATTGATAAGGAAACGAGGAACTTCGTTAAGAAAACAATGGTAAAGAAATAATCCTTATATCTAACTAAGAGAAGTACATAGCGGATCTTCATTATTACTAGATAAACGATGTGGTTGTATTTTCTGACAAAAATAATTTGAAAAGGTGGGATTTGGTGAATACATTTATTTCTATCATCATCATATTTGGATTGCTCGTATTCATCCATGAGCTCGGACATTTGATTTTTGCGAAGCGAGCTGGAATTTTATGTCGAGAATTTGCGATTGGATTTGGACCTAAGCTTTTTTCCTATAAGAAAGATGAAACAGTCTATACAATCCGGCTACTCCCTTTAGGTGGATTTGTAAGAATGGCTGGAGAAGATCCAGAGATGATCGAGATTAAACCTGGTTTTCAAATTGGCCTAGGTTTTGCTAGAAATGGTATGGTAAAAGATATCGTCATAAATAATAAATCAAAGCATCCTGATGCTAAAGTTATTACTGTTGAGAAAATAGATCTTGAACATCAGCTTTATATCCAGGGCTATGATGAAAATGATGAACTGCAAACCTATCATGTAGACCCTAAAGCAGATTATATTTATGATGAACAACGAACTCAAATAGCTCCTTACAACCGTCAGTTTGGTTCAAAAACAATTGCGCAAAGAGCAATTGCGATCTTTGCTGGACCGTTTATGAACTTTGCATTAGCTGCAGTAATCTTAATAACGTCGCTTTGATTCAGGGCATGCCTGTTAATAAACCTATTGTTGGTGATGTTATTGAAGATGGTGTAGCAATTGAAGTTGGCTTACAAAAAGGTGATTATGTTGTTTGCAATCGATGGAAACCCGTTAGAAACTTGGGGAGATTTAACAAGTGTGATTCAACGAAGTCCTAATAAAGAACTTCTTTTTAGAATTAATCGTGATGGACAAGAGTTTGATGTAGCCATTGTTCCAGATGTACGAACGGGCCCCAATGAACAAACTGATGGCTTTATCGGGATATACCCTCCAACTGAATTTGCACTTGTTGGATCAATTATCTTCGGTTTTTCTCAAACTTGGGAGTACATTGTCCTGATTATTGAGAGCTTAGGAATGTTAGTAACTGGCCAATTCACATTAGATCATTTATCTGGACCAGTAGGTATATACAATTACACAGGGCAAGCAGCTCAAATGGGGATATTTGTATTAATGCAATGGGCCGCTATACTAAGTATTAATTTAGGAATTATTAACCTATTGCCACTCCCGGCTCTAGATGGAGGAAGGTTAATATTTATTGGGTTAGAGGCGGTTCGAGGAAAGCCATCGACCCTCAGAAAGAAGGAATCGTCCATTTTGTTGGATTTGCACTTTTAATGGTGTTGATGCTAGTGGTAACTTGGAACGATATTAACAAATTCTTTCTTTAAAATGTAAGAATTGATGTAGAAGGTGGTTATTGTCGGATTTGCTTCGAAGCTCCTTTATTATCATTCGTACATTAGTCGTAGTAATTCGTTGTAATTTAATTGAAGGCTGTTTTCATAACTAATGGTGTTTTTTGGACGTAGTCTAGCTTTTGCTCGGGCTACGTCCAAAAAGTTAAGAAAAAACAAACATTCTTTGAAAAGAGTCTAAGAAAAATAAATAGAGGTGTTTAGAATGCGTCAAAATCATTTTTTGAGTCCTACCCTTCGCGATGTACCATCCGATGCAGAAGTAACAAGTCATCAGTTAATGCTACGAGCAGGACTTATTAGACAAACAGCATCGGGAGTTTATTCTTTTTTACCGCTTGGACTACGTGCCTTAAAAAAAGTTGAAAATATCGTTAGAGATGAAATGGATCAAGCTGGAGCTCAAGAAGTTCTAATGCCAGCAATTCAACCTGCTGAACTTTGGCAAGAAAGTGGTCGTTGGCAGGCTTATGGTCCTGAGCTAATGCGTTTTAATGACCGTCATAATCGTGAATTTGCCCTTGGGCCAACGCATGAAGAAGTCATCACTACATTAGTAAGAGACGATGTGAAATCTTATAAAAAACTACCAATGACTTTATACCAAATTCAAACAAAGTTTCGCGATGAAAGAAGACCACGTTTTGGTGTCCTTAGATCTCGCGAGTTTATTATGAAAGATGCCTATTCATTCGATACGAATCAAGCAGGCTTAGATGAAAGCTACGACAAGATGTACGATGCATATACGAATGTATTTACGCGTTGTGACCTAGACTTTCGTGCAGTAGTTGCCGATTCTGGAGCAATGGGTGGAAAAGACACTCATGAATTTATGGTACTTTCAAGTATTGGTGAGGATACAATTGCTTATTCAGATACAAGTAACTACGCAGCTAATGTTGAGATTGCGCCTGTTATTGCTAATTATGAAAAAAGTAATGAAGAATTGCTGGAGCTAGAAAAGTTTTCTACGCCTGAGCTCAAAACAATTGATGAGCTAACAGAATCATTAGCGATTAGTAAAGAAAAGTTAATCAAAGCTGTCCTATTTATCGTTGATGAAAAGCCAGTTTTAGCATTAGTTCGTGGCGATCATGATGTTAATGACGTGAAAATCAAGCATTATTATGAGGCAAAAGTAGTGGAGCTTGCTTCTAGAGAACAAACTTTAGAATTTATGAATTGTGAACCAGGATTTATTGGACCAATTAAAGTAACTCCTGTAGTAGAAGTAATCGCCGATAAGGCCATTGAAGCTGTCGTAAACGGTATATGTGGTGCGAATGAGAAGGATATGCATTTTAAAAACGTTAATCCAAACCGAGATTTCTCGGTTAAGGCCTTTATAGACCTTCGCTTTATTATAGAAGGTGATTTATCGCCGGATGGGCAAGGAACAATCCGTTTTGCTGAGGGCATTGAAGTTGGTCATGTTTTTAAATTAGGGACAAGGTATAGTGAATCGATGGGGGCACAATTCCTTGATGAAAACGGGAAGACTCAACCAATGATCATGGGTTGTTACGGAATTGGTGTAACGAGAACCGTTGCAGCTGTCATCGAGCAACACCATGATGATAAAGGGATTGTCTGGCCAAAAGAAGTAGCGCCTTTTGATATTCATTTAATTGCAGTAAATTTAAAAGATAGTGATCAAAAAGACCTCGCTGAAACTCTCTATAGCCAATTAAAGAAAAACGGTTATGATGTTCTTTTTGATGATCGCAATGAAAGACCAGGAGTGAAATTTACAGATGCAGATCTAATTGGATTACCTATTAGAATAACGATCGGTAAAAAAGCAAATGAAGGTATTGTTGAAGTGAAAAATCGTAAAACGACAGAAGTTTTCGAAGTAACGATTGATCAGTTAACTTCTACGATATCTGATATATTAGCAACATTAAAATAATAGTTGATAATGGTACCTTTCCGATTAGGGTACCATTTATCATTTTAGCCAGAAGGCCCCACTTCAAATTTTCGTTAGAAATTAAGCAGGGGAGTTCACTTTTCTGTAAACTGATAAATATTACTATACGAACAAAATGGTGAAACGTGATAGTATAGATGAAGACGAATGATAGATAAAGGAGGATTTTTTTATATGAGTGAAGAAAACGAATACGCCAAGAACGATTTCAACTACTCCTCCAACAGATTTTGTTTCCTACTGATCTTTCAGATAAGTTTTTTAAAGACGCACTAATTGAAAACTTACAATCTATAAAAATGAAAAAAAATGGGAGTTTGACTTTCAACTTGAAACAGCTATACCATTTCCAGTCTTTGAGATTTTTCAGCAAAGATTAGGACAAGCATTCGGACATATCGCTAAGGTTTCCTTTACACTTCGATATGTAAAGTCTGATCTTAATGAGTCATTAATTGTTGAATATTGGCCGTTTTTAATAGATAGTTTAGAAGGTTTTTCGCCGTCAATTCTGCATTACTTAAAAGGGCAAACACCTGTTATTCAAGGGCAAAAGTTAATCCTAACAGTCAGAAATGAAACTGAAGCTACTGCACTTAGTAGAAAGTTAAAGGAACCATTAAAATCTTCATTTTTAAAATTAGGCTTTCAAAACTATCAAGTAGAAACAACTGTAAAAGAATCAAAACAAGAGTTTCAACAGTTTATTGAGCAAAAAGAGCAAGAAGATCATTCGAAAATGGTTGCAGCGATGATTGAAAAACAAAAAGTTGAAAAAAGAGCCGATAAACTAGCGCAGTCTGGTGAGGCCTTAACAATTGGCTATCAAATTAAAGACGAGATTGTCACGATTGATACAATCCAAGACGAAGAGAAGAAAATCGCTATTCAAGGATACGTGTTCGACTCAGAGACAAGGGAACTAAGAAGTGGCAGAACACTTTTAACGTTCAAAATTACAGACTATACCGATTCTATATTAGTAAAGATATTTTCCAATGATAAAGAAGATGTCCCGATGTTACAAGCGATAAAAAAGGGAATGTGGCTAAAAGTTCGTGGTGGTGTTCAACACGATACATTTGTTCGTGATTTAGTTATGATTGCTAAAGACATAAATGAAATTAAACCTGTTGAAAAGAAAGATTTGGCTCCTGAAAATGAAAAGCGTGTAGAATTACATCTGCATACACCAATGAGTCAAATGGATGCTGTAACTCCTTGTAGTAGGATTATCGAACAAGCAGGAAAATGGGGCCATAAAGCAATCGCAATTACCGACCACGGGATCGTCCAATCTTTTCCTGAAGCGTATGGAGCTGGTAAAAAGCATGGCGTGAAAATATTGTATGGACTCGAAGCGAATTTGGTTGATGATGGCGTCCCAATTGCCTATAATACACAACATCGTAAATTAAGTGAGGAAACCTATATTGTTTTTGATGTCGAGACAACGGGTTTATCTGCTGTTTATAATACAATTATTGAGTTAGCCGCTGTTAAAATTAAAAATGGTGAAGTTATCGATCGTTTTGAATCGTTTGCTAATCCTCATGAAAAGTTATCGAATTTAATCATCGATTTAACTGGAATAACCGACGATATGCTAGTGGATGCACCTGAAATAGAAGATGTTTTAAAAGACTTTAAGACGTGGATTGGCGATGATACGTTGGTTGCCCATAATGCTAGCTTTGATATGGGCTTTATTAATGCAGGATTTCGTAAAATCGGTTATTCCGATTGTGTAAATCCAGTAATTGATACATTGGAACTTGCTAGGTTTTTATACCCAGAATTAAAAAATCATCGGTTAAACACATTATGTAAGAAATTTGACATTGAGCTCGTTAGCCATCACCGTGCAATCTACGATGCTGAGGCAACTGGCTATTTATTGTGGAAGTTAGTAAAAGAGTCTATCGAGCGCGAAATTGAATTTCATGATCAGTTAAATGACAATATGGGAAAAGGTGATTTCCATCGCTTACGTCCATCCCATTGTATATTGTTAGCTAAAACACAAGTCGGTTTGAAAAACCTCTATAAATTAGTTTCACTTTCACATTTGGAATATTTTTTCCGAACACCGCGAATTCCAAGATCACTGCTACAAAAATATCGTGAAGGTATTATTGTTGGCTCTGGTTGTGATAAAGGTGAAGTGTTTGAAGCAATGATGCAAAAATCGAGTGATGAGGTAGAGCAAATTGCGAAATTCTATGATTACTTAGAAGTACAACCACCGTCTAACTACGAGCATTTAATAGAAAGAGAAATTGTACGTGATGAATTGGCACTAAGAGAGATCATAACGAATATCGTGTCACTCGGTGAAAAACTTGGAAAACCAGTGGTTGCAACCGGAAATGTTCACTATCTAACTGAAAATGACGCTATTTACCGAAAGATCCTAATTGCTAGTCAGGGTGGGGCTAATCCGTTAAATAAGCAGAAATTACCAGAGGTTCATTTTCGCACGACCGATGAAATGCTAGAGTGTTTTGCATTTTTAGGTGAGGAAAAAGCAAAAGAAGTAGTTGTTACAAATACTCAGAAAATTGCTGATGAACTCGAAGAGATTAAACCGATTCCTGATGATCTTTATACCCCGAAAATTGAAGGCGCGGATGAAGAGATACGAAACATGAGTTATACGCGGGCAAGAAGTATTTACGGTGAAAATCTTCCTGAAATTGTAGAAGCGAGACTTGAGAAAGAGTTAAAGAGTATTATTGGTCATGGGTTTGCCGTAATTTATTTAATTTCTCATAAACTTGTGAAAAAATCTTTGGATGATGGTTATCTAGTTGGCTCCCGTGGATCAGTTGGTTCTTCTTTTGTAGCGACGATGACAGAAATTACAGAAGTTAACCCATTGCCTCCACACTATGTTTGTCCAAATTGTCATCATTCGCACTTTTTTGATGATGGTTCTGTTGGGTCTGGCTTTGACTTGCCAGATAAAGATTGTCCTGAATGTGGAACGAAATATGTGAAAGATGGACATGATATACCGTTCGAAACGTTTTTAGGCTTTAAAGGAGATAAGGTGCCTGATATCGATCTTAACTTCTCAGGTGATTATCAACCGAAAGCTCATAACTACACCAAGGAACTATTTGGTGAAGAGTTTGTTTATAAAGCAGGTACCATTGGAACAGTAGCTGAAAAAACAGCCTATGGTTATGTAAAAGGTTATCAAAGTGATTTTAATTTGCAAATGCGAGGCGCAGAAATAGATCGCCTTGTTTCTGGATGTACTGGAGTCAAAAGAACCACAGGTCAGCATCCAGGTGGGATTATCGTTGTTCCTGATTACATGGAAATTTATG
The window above is part of the Anaerobacillus sp. CMMVII genome. Proteins encoded here:
- the pyrH gene encoding UMP kinase codes for the protein MEKPKYKRIVLKLSGEALAGEQGYGIDPIVIQSIAQQIKEIVALDVEVAIIVGGGNIWRGMAGSAKGMDRATADYMGMLATVMNSLALQDSLENIEVPTRVQTSIEMRQVAEPYIRRKAIRHLEKNRVVIFAGGTGNPYFSTDTTAALRAAEIEAEVILMAKNKVDGVYTADPSIDANAKKYETLTYLDVLKEGLAVMDSTASSLCMDNDIPLIVFSIMEEGNIKRAVLGENIGTIVRGN
- the frr gene encoding ribosome recycling factor, translating into MSKEVIKVTEEKMNKAIDALKRELVTLRAGRANPAILDKIQVEYYGALTPLNQLASITVPEARLLVIQPYDKTSLSDIDRAIQKSDLGLSPSNDGTVLRIMIPPLTEERRRDLVKLVKKYAEEAKVAVRNIRRDANDELKKLQKDGELTEDELRRSTDDVQKLTDKEIVKVDEVAATKEKEIMEV
- a CDS encoding isoprenyl transferase; its protein translation is MLEKFSNWISKNEQERKVEDVTIENVPKHVAIIMDGNGRWAKKRGLPRIAGHREGMSVINKIVKQANSLGIEVLTLYAFSTENWKRPKNEVDFLMRLPERYLSVELPKLIEENVKVRLMGSKDSLPAHTIAAVDNAIEKTKQNTGLVLNFALNYGSRDEIVLAVQNIAKEVSAGKLTADEINDTLVDQYLMTNELRDPDLLIRTSGEIRLSNFMLWQLAYTEFWFTDVLWPDFTEQHFLEAINVYQQRTRRYGGI
- a CDS encoding phosphatidate cytidylyltransferase, which produces MKERIITGVIAGIVFILLIVIGKLPFTIGIILLATIALFELLKMKKVAPRSLIGILSMFFLWTILLPKEWFEVGILSNLNRADLLIGFILLFLAITVLSKNSITFDHIGFIILASAYVGLGFHFLIETRLLENGLALLFFILFLIWGTDSGAYFTGRAFGKRKLWPEISPNKTIEGSLGGVLTALVIGLIYHYFVPISDSLSYLVMIIVAVSVVGQLGDLVESALKRHYAVKDSGSILPGHGGILDRFDSLIFVLPVLYLLHFI
- a CDS encoding proline--tRNA ligase, whose translation is MRQNHFLSPTLRDVPSDAEVTSHQLMLRAGLIRQTASGVYSFLPLGLRALKKVENIVRDEMDQAGAQEVLMPAIQPAELWQESGRWQAYGPELMRFNDRHNREFALGPTHEEVITTLVRDDVKSYKKLPMTLYQIQTKFRDERRPRFGVLRSREFIMKDAYSFDTNQAGLDESYDKMYDAYTNVFTRCDLDFRAVVADSGAMGGKDTHEFMVLSSIGEDTIAYSDTSNYAANVEIAPVIANYEKSNEELLELEKFSTPELKTIDELTESLAISKEKLIKAVLFIVDEKPVLALVRGDHDVNDVKIKHYYEAKVVELASREQTLEFMNCEPGFIGPIKVTPVVEVIADKAIEAVVNGICGANEKDMHFKNVNPNRDFSVKAFIDLRFIIEGDLSPDGQGTIRFAEGIEVGHVFKLGTRYSESMGAQFLDENGKTQPMIMGCYGIGVTRTVAAVIEQHHDDKGIVWPKEVAPFDIHLIAVNLKDSDQKDLAETLYSQLKKNGYDVLFDDRNERPGVKFTDADLIGLPIRITIGKKANEGIVEVKNRKTTEVFEVTIDQLTSTISDILATLK
- a CDS encoding PolC-type DNA polymerase III, with the translated sequence MPFPVFEIFQQRLGQAFGHIAKVSFTLRYVKSDLNESLIVEYWPFLIDSLEGFSPSILHYLKGQTPVIQGQKLILTVRNETEATALSRKLKEPLKSSFLKLGFQNYQVETTVKESKQEFQQFIEQKEQEDHSKMVAAMIEKQKVEKRADKLAQSGEALTIGYQIKDEIVTIDTIQDEEKKIAIQGYVFDSETRELRSGRTLLTFKITDYTDSILVKIFSNDKEDVPMLQAIKKGMWLKVRGGVQHDTFVRDLVMIAKDINEIKPVEKKDLAPENEKRVELHLHTPMSQMDAVTPCSRIIEQAGKWGHKAIAITDHGIVQSFPEAYGAGKKHGVKILYGLEANLVDDGVPIAYNTQHRKLSEETYIVFDVETTGLSAVYNTIIELAAVKIKNGEVIDRFESFANPHEKLSNLIIDLTGITDDMLVDAPEIEDVLKDFKTWIGDDTLVAHNASFDMGFINAGFRKIGYSDCVNPVIDTLELARFLYPELKNHRLNTLCKKFDIELVSHHRAIYDAEATGYLLWKLVKESIEREIEFHDQLNDNMGKGDFHRLRPSHCILLAKTQVGLKNLYKLVSLSHLEYFFRTPRIPRSLLQKYREGIIVGSGCDKGEVFEAMMQKSSDEVEQIAKFYDYLEVQPPSNYEHLIEREIVRDELALREIITNIVSLGEKLGKPVVATGNVHYLTENDAIYRKILIASQGGANPLNKQKLPEVHFRTTDEMLECFAFLGEEKAKEVVVTNTQKIADELEEIKPIPDDLYTPKIEGADEEIRNMSYTRARSIYGENLPEIVEARLEKELKSIIGHGFAVIYLISHKLVKKSLDDGYLVGSRGSVGSSFVATMTEITEVNPLPPHYVCPNCHHSHFFDDGSVGSGFDLPDKDCPECGTKYVKDGHDIPFETFLGFKGDKVPDIDLNFSGDYQPKAHNYTKELFGEEFVYKAGTIGTVAEKTAYGYVKGYQSDFNLQMRGAEIDRLVSGCTGVKRTTGQHPGGIIVVPDYMEIYDFCPIQYPADDKNAEWRTTHFDFHSIHDNMLKLDILGHDDPTVIRMLQDLSGIDPKTIPTDDPEVFKLFSGTEALGVTEEQIMCKTGTYGIPEFGTKFVRQMLEETKPSSFSELVQISGLSHGTDVWLNNANELIYNGTCVLKEVIGCRDDIMVYLIYKGLEPSLAFKIMENVRKGKGLPEEWIEEMKKNNVPDWYIGSCLKIKYMFPKAHAAAYVLMAVRIAYFKVHHPILFYAAYFTVRADDFDLDTMVRGSASIRAKIEEISSKGLDASPKEKNLLTVLELALEMCERGFSFKKVDLYRSSATDFIVDGDSLLPPFNAMTGVGTNAAINIVKAREQGEFLSKEDLQQKSKITKTVLENLDEHGCLAGMPDSNQLSLF